The following are encoded together in the Citrobacter arsenatis genome:
- a CDS encoding allantoin transporter, translated as MEHQRELYQQRGYSDDLLPKTAEQRNWKTFNYFTLWMGSVHNVPNYVMVGGFFILGLSTFSIMLAIIISALFIALVMVMNGAAGSKYGVPFAMILRGSYGVRGALFPGLLRGGIAAIMWFGLQCYAGSLAFLILIGKIWPGFLTLGGDFTLLGLSLPGLITFLIFWLINVGIGFGGGKVLNKFTAILNPCIYIVFGGMAIWAISLVGIGPILDYIPGGVQKAGNSGFLFLVVINAVVAVWAAPAVSASDFTQNAHSFREQALGQTLGLIVAYVLFAIASVCIIAGASIHYGMDTWNVLDIVQRWDSLFASFFAVLVILMTTISTNATGNIIPAGYQIAAIAPTKLTYKNGVLIASIISLLICPWKLMENQSSIYLFLDIIGGMLGPVIGVMLAHYFVVMRGQINLDELYTASGDYQYYDNGFNLTAFSVTLVAVILSLGGKFIPFLEPLSRVSWFVGVIVAFVAYALLKKRTVGQPAAVQKFTGQM; from the coding sequence ATGGAACATCAAAGAGAACTATACCAACAACGTGGTTATAGTGACGACTTATTACCAAAAACGGCCGAACAACGGAACTGGAAAACATTCAACTATTTTACATTATGGATGGGTTCTGTACATAACGTACCTAATTACGTTATGGTTGGAGGGTTCTTTATATTAGGGCTTTCCACATTCAGCATCATGCTAGCTATTATTATTAGTGCCTTATTTATTGCGTTAGTTATGGTGATGAATGGTGCTGCTGGAAGTAAATACGGTGTACCTTTTGCAATGATTCTGCGTGGTTCGTATGGTGTACGTGGCGCGCTCTTCCCTGGATTATTGAGAGGGGGGATTGCAGCAATTATGTGGTTTGGTCTGCAATGTTATGCCGGATCGCTGGCATTTCTTATTCTGATTGGCAAGATATGGCCAGGTTTTTTAACGCTGGGCGGTGACTTTACATTATTAGGTTTATCTCTACCGGGATTGATTACATTTCTTATTTTTTGGCTCATCAACGTCGGTATTGGTTTTGGCGGTGGTAAGGTATTAAATAAATTTACCGCTATCCTCAACCCCTGTATTTATATTGTATTCGGCGGAATGGCTATCTGGGCAATTTCCCTGGTAGGGATTGGACCGATTCTGGACTACATTCCTGGCGGTGTGCAAAAGGCGGGCAATAGCGGATTCTTGTTCCTGGTGGTGATTAACGCGGTGGTTGCGGTATGGGCCGCACCGGCGGTGAGCGCATCAGACTTCACGCAAAATGCTCACTCATTTCGTGAACAAGCGCTGGGCCAGACGCTGGGACTTATTGTTGCATACGTGCTATTTGCCATTGCCAGCGTGTGCATTATTGCTGGTGCCAGCATTCATTACGGAATGGATACGTGGAATGTGTTGGATATCGTACAGCGCTGGGACAGTCTGTTTGCCTCATTTTTCGCTGTTTTGGTTATTCTGATGACAACTATCTCAACAAACGCTACGGGTAATATTATCCCTGCCGGTTATCAGATTGCCGCAATTGCCCCCACTAAATTAACGTATAAGAATGGTGTATTGATCGCCAGTATTATTAGTTTGCTGATTTGCCCGTGGAAATTAATGGAGAATCAGAGCAGTATTTATTTGTTTCTGGATATCATTGGTGGGATGCTTGGCCCCGTTATTGGCGTTATGTTAGCCCATTATTTTGTCGTTATGCGTGGTCAAATTAATCTTGACGAGTTATATACCGCCAGCGGTGACTACCAATATTATGACAATGGATTTAACCTGACTGCATTCTCCGTAACGTTAGTCGCTGTAATTCTTTCGCTGGGTGGTAAGTTTATTCCATTCCTCGAGCCGTTATCGCGAGTGTCGTGGTTTGTTGGGGTTATTGTCGCTTTTGTGGCATATGCCTTACTGAAAAAAAGAACGGTTGGACAACCAGCCGCAGTACAGAAATTTACAGGCCAGATGTGA
- the allB gene encoding allantoinase AllB, which translates to MSFDLIIKNGTVILENEARIIDIAVQAGKIAAIGENLGEAKQVMDATGLVVSPGMVDAHTHISEPGRTHWEGYETGTRAAAKGGITTMIEMPLNQLPATVDRETIELKFDAAKGKLTIDAAQLGGLVSYNLDRLHELDEVGVVGFKCFVATCGDRGIDNDFRDVNDWQFYKGAQKLAEMNQTVLVHCENALICDELGEEAKREGRVTAHDYVASRPVFTEVEAIRRVLYLAKVAGCRLHVCHISSPEGVEEVTRARQEGQDVTCESCPHYFVLDTDQFEEIGTLAKCSPPIRDLQNQQGMWEKLFNGEIDCLVSDHSPCPPEMKAGNIMQAWGGIAGLQSCMDVMFDEAVQKRGMSLPLFAKLMATNAADIFGLKQKGRIAPGKDADFVFIQPDSKYVLKNEDLEYRHKVSPYVGRTIGARITKTILRGDVIYDIEQGFPVSPKGQFILKHQQ; encoded by the coding sequence ATGTCTTTTGATTTAATTATTAAGAACGGTACTGTTATTTTAGAAAATGAAGCTCGCATTATTGATATTGCCGTCCAGGCAGGAAAAATCGCCGCCATTGGCGAGAACCTGGGTGAGGCGAAGCAGGTAATGGATGCGACGGGCCTGGTGGTTTCACCCGGCATGGTTGATGCGCATACCCATATCTCTGAGCCGGGCCGTACGCATTGGGAGGGGTATGAAACAGGGACTCGTGCAGCGGCCAAAGGTGGCATCACCACAATGATCGAAATGCCTCTCAACCAGCTGCCAGCGACGGTGGATCGTGAAACCATCGAACTGAAATTTGATGCGGCGAAAGGCAAGCTGACCATCGATGCAGCACAGCTTGGTGGTCTGGTCTCTTACAACCTCGACCGTCTGCACGAACTGGATGAAGTCGGTGTCGTTGGTTTCAAATGCTTCGTTGCTACCTGTGGCGACCGCGGAATCGACAATGATTTCCGTGACGTTAACGACTGGCAGTTTTACAAAGGTGCGCAGAAGTTAGCAGAAATGAACCAAACGGTATTGGTGCATTGCGAAAACGCGCTCATTTGTGACGAGCTTGGTGAGGAAGCTAAACGCGAAGGCCGCGTGACAGCACATGATTATGTGGCCTCACGTCCGGTATTTACCGAGGTGGAAGCTATTCGTCGCGTGCTATATCTGGCGAAAGTCGCCGGTTGTCGCCTGCACGTCTGTCATATCAGCAGTCCGGAAGGCGTAGAAGAGGTGACCCGCGCCCGTCAGGAAGGTCAGGATGTGACCTGCGAATCGTGTCCACATTATTTCGTGCTGGATACCGATCAGTTTGAAGAGATTGGTACGTTGGCCAAATGTTCTCCACCCATCCGCGATCTGCAGAACCAGCAGGGTATGTGGGAAAAACTGTTTAACGGTGAGATTGACTGCCTGGTTTCTGACCACTCTCCATGCCCTCCGGAAATGAAGGCCGGCAATATCATGCAGGCGTGGGGCGGTATTGCCGGACTGCAGAGCTGCATGGACGTTATGTTTGATGAAGCCGTGCAAAAACGCGGTATGTCCCTGCCGCTATTCGCTAAATTGATGGCAACCAATGCCGCAGACATTTTTGGTCTGAAGCAGAAAGGTCGTATCGCCCCGGGTAAAGATGCTGACTTCGTCTTTATTCAACCGGACAGCAAATACGTTCTGAAGAACGAAGACCTGGAATATCGTCACAAAGTGAGTCCGTATGTTGGCCGGACGATTGGCGCACGCATTACGAAAACTATTCTGCGTGGTGATGTTATCTATGACA